A genomic segment from Colletotrichum higginsianum IMI 349063 chromosome 5, whole genome shotgun sequence encodes:
- a CDS encoding Protein kinase rad3-like protein codes for MPEYRVEVSPNNRAGCTDGVCKKAAAKCVKGSLRFGTWTKIMDHEAFKWKHWGCVSGEQMAQVRTLCEKGDGTFDFDAFDGYEEMNDHPDLQAKIRKAVEQGHIDPDDFNGDPWMNKTGQRGIRGKKPKDWDDGEDADEAEEEAPAKGKKRGRKSAAAAAAEDEEEEKPKAKRAKKAIAKPDPEDEDEKPKPKARRGKAAAAAVKAEDEDSEEDAPKPKRGAVKKAAAPKKTAAKNPAAKKAKAVVDDEGVSEADIVTASEDDEEAEPAPKKAKAASKGRKKAAATPAAEEKPKSARASRSRK; via the exons ATGCCCGAATACCGCGTCG AGGTCTCGCCGAACAACCGCGCCGGCTGCACCGATGGCGTGtgcaagaaggccgccgccaagtgCGTGAAGGGTTCCCTCCGCTTCGGCACCTGGACCAAGATCATGGATCATGAGGCCTTCAAGTGGAAGCATTG GGGTTGCGTCTCCGGCGAGCAGATGGCGCAGGTCAGGACGCTCTGTGAGAAGGGCGACGGTACATTCGACTTTGACGCCTTTGACGGCTACGAGGAGATGAA TGACCACCCGGATCTCCAGGCCAAGATCCGCAAGGCCGTTGAGCAGGGCCACATTGACCCTGATGACTTCAACGGCGACCCTTGGATGAACAAGACCGGCCAGCGCGGCATCCGCGGCAAGAAGCCCAAGGACTGggatgatggcgaggacgccgacgaggccgag GAGGAGGCCCCtgccaagggcaagaagcgcGGTCGCAAgtccgccgctgccgctgccgcggaagacgaggaagaggagaagccCAAGGCAAAGCGtgccaagaaggccatcgccaagccCGATcccgaggatgaggacgagaagcCGAAGCCCAAGGCCAGGCGTGGCAaggccgctgctgctgctgtcaaggccgaggacgaggactcCGAGGAGGATGCTCCCAAGCCCAAGCGCGGTgccgtcaagaaggccgccgcccccaagAAGACCGCGGCAAAGAACCCcgccgcgaagaaggccaaagCCGTGGTTGACGACGAGGGAGTTTCCGAGGCCGATATCGTCACCGCGTctgaggatgacgaggaggcggagcctgcgccgaagaaggccaaggcggcgtCCAAGGGCCGCAAGAAGGCTGCTGCTACTCCCGCtgccgaggagaagcccaagTCCGCTCGTGCCAGCCGTTCCCGCAAGTAA